A genomic window from Populus alba chromosome 19, ASM523922v2, whole genome shotgun sequence includes:
- the LOC118038488 gene encoding uncharacterized protein, translating to MAPYLTVGILPAKFGFSFNKSLIQNPNPLHHTSKLKFKSNLGFKSSLKCRCIKKEITDKPTEEFSVLSLDIPWERGSIWSTMALYMFNFHIPLGIGGLSIVANVLQQPVLDPQTEVLSLLAIQILELAASLLLLKSTAKPEYEVVSFFKTDELSKKRNWLLASSLGFGFLVLLVFLTSLVADRLIGPKAVNNPIVKEILLSSSTSKVACILVYCLVTPLLEEIVYRGFLLKSLASTMNWQQAVLLSSAVFSAAHFSGKNFIQLFIIGCVLGGSYSWSGNLCSPILTHSLYNALTLIITYFSEI from the exons ATGGCGCCTTATCTAACCGTTGGTATACTACCCGCCAAGTTTGGGTTCAGTTTTAACAAATCGTTGATTCAAAATCCAAACCCTCTCCATCACACCTCCAAACTCAAATTCAAATCCAATCTCGGCTTCAAATCTTCTCTCAAATGCCGCTGCATCAAGAAAGAAATCACTGATAAACCCACTGAG GAATTTTCAGTGCTTTCGTTGGATATTCCATGGGAGAGAGGGAGTATATGGAGCACTATGGCTTTGTACATGTTCAATTTTCATATCCCTTTGGGTATTGGAGGATTGTCTATAGTTGCCAATGTATTGCAGCAACCTGTTCTTGATCCTCAGACGGAA GTGTTATCACTGCTTGCAATCCAAATTTTAGAACTCGCTGCTTCTCTGCTTCTACTTAAGAGCACTGCTAAGCCAGAATATGAGGTAGTGAGCTTCTTTAAAACTGATGAATTGTCAAAGAAGAGGAACTGGCTGCTGGCTTCATCACTAGGTTTTGGCTTTCTTGTTCTGTTGGTGTTCCTTACATCACTTGTTGCTGACAGACTAATTGGACCTAAG GCTGTGAACAACCCTATTGTGAAGGAGATTCTTCTGAGCAGCAGCACCTCGAAAGTTGCCTGCATCCTGGTTTATTGCCTTGTCACCCCCCTGCTGGAAGAAATTGTTTACAGAGGCTTTCTATTGAAATCTCTTGCCTCTACCATGAACTGGCAGCAGGCAGTTTTACTAAGCTCAGCTGTTTTTAGTGCTGCTCACTTCTCAGGTAAGAATTTTATACAGTTGTTTATAATTGGGTGTGTCCTTGGAGGCTCCTATTCTTGGTCTGGGAACTTATGTTCTCCCATTCTAACACATTCCTTGTACAATGCCCTGACACTGATCATAACATATTTTagtgaaatataa